From Amaranthus tricolor cultivar Red isolate AtriRed21 chromosome 4, ASM2621246v1, whole genome shotgun sequence:
GAAGATGGACTAATTATACAATGgccaataaaatatactaaacaCAATACAACTTTAAAATACCTCCCCTCAAGTTGGAGTATAAAGATCACAAATGCCCAACTTGCGGAGAAGGAGCTAAAATTGAAACTAAGTATAGCCGAGCGCCTTGGTGAAAATATCTGTCATTTGTGTACTAGTGGGAACATGAGAAGGACTTACAAGGCCTTATTGAATGGCGTCTCGAATAAAATAACAATCAACTTAAATATGTTTTGTGTGTTCATGAAATATTGGGTTTTGAGCAAGATACAACTTCATGACTTTTGGATAATCACCCCTAACCCTTTAACCATTTAAGTTCACATGTTACTGCAGTTATAGAACTGTACTCGGCTTCAGCAAAAGATTTAAGATACGATGACTTGTTTCTTTGTCTTCCAGGAAATAGGTGATTTCCCAAGAAGGACTAACCAACCCAGTTATCTCCTTTCGGAACAACCAATTAGCTAGTGGTAGATATATAAAAGTGTATGAAATTAAGAGGTTGtttgtaaatattatgaattttttgagAATTGAGTTTTGTCTTTAATTAGCTAGTGGTAGATAAATAAAAGTGTAGGAGATTTAGAGGTCgtttttaaatattatgaattttttgagAATCGGATTTTATCTCAACTGGAACAGGTACTTTTTTCTTATGTATAATTTTAGGTTTGATTCtcatataattattttcttttatcagTCTATTCTATATTACAgaaaaataacatgaaaattttaagttcctaagaatttgataatttaaatattgtttattctcaaaaaataaagtaaaaccaagaaaatttcCAATGACTAGAAAGTGTAACTTATCATATCCACCTCACGTTTATTTGGAATTCCCAtgtattgaaaattttcaagtgcGACAAACAACTAAGTTGCATTCTTAGGAACttaataatgaaataaattcCTAGAAATAAACAATTTCTATAATTTCTACCTCAGAAAAATGAActtttaattattcattgaaATTCTAACTTCCAATGATTTTTAATCAGTTTGTTAAACATAAAACACCAAATACAAAGTATTTGAATCATTAAAAaccaatataaaaaaataatcgaATTTAACGCCAAAactatatctataaatataatgACAAAGTAAAAGATTCAATGTTGTAATGACTCAAACAACGCAATCTAAATGGTGTCTTATGATGTTTAATAATGTGTGCAGTGTCATAAATTGTAATAGAAGGCTCAATCTGGTGTCCGCTTGACCATGTCAAGAGGATCCCTTCTTCCTCtataattgttttcaatttggatattttcttctttaataagaacaaatcttttttttaaagggttgactaaatttttggggtttatttttcattatttgcttttaactattttttcaatttatagtTGAAGATAGATCCAACTTAACAATAAATTGATAAAATagatattactccctccgttattatatgtttttctcaaatagaatttacgaattttagtgtcaaacttttGATCATGATATTTCATTGATCTACaggaaaaaacatattcatgtggaattttaatagatttgtctcaatatatactttccaaatatcaactttttagaatttttaaaaattcataattaaaattatttgatttttaaatttacattgaaatctGCGCAAAAAGTGAATggaaacaaatgaaaacaaagggAGTATTATTGTAGCATAATTTATCATAGATATTATTTTAACATAATCtattaatcaaaaaatcaaaaacttagcaactcattcattttttttaatacagCCTTGTACATGCTCATATCCTAATATTATCTCCTAATATCTAATTTTTGATAGGACAATAATGCTTTTCAGAACCTATTAAGATACATATATTCCTATTtcctataatatttaatttataaaacaatataaatgaatttaaaattattctttctcataatgaaaaatatattcttTCCACTATGGCTTCGTAAGTTAATAATCATTCAACTTCATCCATTTGagttttttatgttaattgtttataataataatcataataaacaTTTGTTGAATTTTTATATTCCCTCTTATTCACTAATATTgccatattttattttttttaacattattcatcaattactattaatatatgttttactcttaatctataagttaaatcATATTCAagtatttaattcattttaatacaaacttttattaatatcaaattttttataatttttattcaaacacaataaaagatatttaagattaaaataatatattgataaatatatcaaattaaatagaacaataataataaataagataAGAGGGTATTGTTTTTGTGTAATCATTTGTAacttatattatattgtttagagcataatttaatgttaatcttttatattttatattttaatagaaCGTATTTCAGTCAAACAGTAGTTTGAGTCTTGTTAAATACTTATACTGTTTTATACAAATCAATTCatgatataattataattaagaaaTCACATAATAAATTATACATCAAGTATTACATGAGACCATCACACTATTATAaaagcctatataattagtcaatttctgtaattgatcatttaaaaatgtaagtgatcactttaatattatGAGTGATCACTTAAATATTTCCTATGAAAAGTAATTACTTCAAAACtgaaagtgatcactttaaggttataagtaaatTTTATACTAACAAAATCCAATTACTGAAGCTCTATTAGCTTTCTCCAATAAATAATGGGCACCATAAAAACAAATAAGTTTCCTGCGCAAGATCAGCAAGAGGTAAAGAACCTAATTATAGTTTCCCAAAGCACCGTAAGCTCATACAAGTAAACTGAAATTACAGTCAGCGAACGGGATTCGAGAAGAAAATAACCAGAAAATATACAAGGAAACCAGCAATAAGAATTCCCCCATATATAAATGTTTGAGATGTATGCATAGGGGCTTTATATTCAATACTGCAGCATTTCATCTTCTCCTTTTCAATGGCCAAAATACTATCGACGTACCTGCATCCACCAGAAATACGAATCATCTCAACAGATGAAATACGAATCATCAGATAAAATTTAATCCAAAATTAAGCGTTAAAAGAGTAACTCACTGTTGAGTGAAAATCGATGACTGCAGGATTTCTGAACTGTTAAAATTTGCTTCCCCAAGCCGGTGGTCATATAATAGTGATGACAAGTCAACGAGCTGTTCTTCAAGGTGCTGTCAAAATATTCATTTACGTCATCAGTACAACAAATTCAGTATAATTGctttggtttttgattttaatggACTAAAGTAAAATGTATGGTTAAATCATGTGTATTTATTTATGTTGATATTTACTATCAAAGGTCaatcaatcgaaaacaacatATGTTGTATAGGAAGTTGTTGCATAAATCTTAGGTGgtgagccacttaatggcactAGGGTTATGGAATGTTGAAACTAAGATTTGTTGTGTTAaagaaaaaacataaacaaGGTGCATGAGGCACTCCATCAGCTTACATCCAAGTATTTCTCTACTCTTTCAACTAATTCGTGTGGGAATGGTTCTGGAAGATGAGTTgtttttttgtagaatttttCCAACCACAGGTCAGTACTTGTCTTGTTTTTTTTACCCTTCACTAGTTCTCCAAGAGGAGTCTTCAAATATGCACTAGCAAAGGCTTGAACAGCCTGCAGGAAAAGGATGAAATGAGTCCAACCGACATTGAGAAGACTTTTCTATATGGCACATCCAAAAAACAGAATGCAGTATATCACCTCTGATGTATCCCTGATCCTCCGTAGTGCAGAATCAACATGAGCGTATATTGTGTTCCTCTGCAAACGAAAACACAGGTGAGCTCATAGAAACTACTAAAGCTCACATTAacagttagaatttaaaagcatAATATggttatcaaaaaaaaaaaaaaattaaaacttggcTTTACTCGTGCAACATCAtgtagcatatgactgattCCTGAAGAATTGGAGAATGGTCCAAATGGATGACAACCAACAGCCCAAAGCCAATTCAACACAGGTCTTTCATGTACATGTGAAGCTCTTTCATACGGAGCAACAAGTCCACCAACAGCTGAAGCAAGCCCTGCCAATATATGACGCTGTGCTTGTGATGGAAGAGCATGCCTCCTTTTTGTTTCAGAAACATAGCTGATGAAATATGCAAAGCATATCAATCGAGGTTAAGATAGCAACTAAATAAGGGGCAAAAAAGAAGTTTAGTCAGCTCTCAAAACTGAAAAAAATTGAGCCAAAACACATGCATGCATGTGTGAAACACACCAAAGATGGAAGAGAGGGAGGAGACAATTGACAAAATAGATGCCATCCATAGAATTTGAGAAATAAACTAATAAGTGTCCTCCCCATCCCAAATTAGTTGATGCAAATTTCTTTTTCAGCGGTAGCAATTTAATTGATACATTTCCTTTTATAGTGAGTTTTAATTCTCTTTTCCACAAATGTCAAACATAAACCATTTTTTGCTATCACTGGGTGAGTAGGTGAGTGTTTTCTGAGTGAGATTGCCTGCCAACAAACAACAAAAGTTTGGTCAATcgtcaaaactcatgaagatgATTCACAGACCAAAATGTCGGCACAGTCAAAACCAACTCAGGTGGTCCAAGGCGATAATCAATCATTTCAAATGATTAGTTGTGGAAGTGTGGTATTACGTCAACAGGGTCttggatttttaatttttgcagTCCTCTCCTCACTGACCCTGATTTAGATCATTGCTAAATCCATTTTAGAAATTGTTATTTTGGGTTCAAAACTTTGAGCAGAAAAGTGAGAATAATTGTTATTTCCAGTCATTTACTGCACTCCAAAAGATTGAACAAAAAAGTGACGCAGAGATATGCAGCAATGGAGGAATCCTTTTTATTGTTTGCCCAATTTTCTGTACTTTTCTAGGAAAAAAGTGAGAATAATTGTTATTGTTTGCCCATTGAACAGCCCTAGTTCCAAAGCAAATTTAAAGAGTCAAGTTAGTACCTAAGCAAATGTTAACTAACCTGAGAGGTATTTGTGCACTTTGGTGCTCAAGCACAATTACAACATCTTTACTTGTCCAAATGAAGCTTTCATCTTCCATCATAAGGTTGGGATCAACATCAGCCAATGATAACACAAAACTAGTAAAGGAAGACATTACACATTAAGTATAATGATGACGAGCAGCAAACTACAAAAGTcacaagaaaaaagaaatagaacTTAAAATCAGGTAGCCAGCTGAGTTACAAACATGCCTTTATTTGTGTGTTGTTTGTTGTCCTCTACcacaaaaataagttttaaaaagaaaaataatatatatctctTAAAAGAATCAGAACGAATCTTCTTTCTCTTACTACAATTCCACCAAAATTATTTCTAGCGAAATCCGAAAAATGTGTTTTCACATTAGAGTCCGAACACGTAATCATTGATAAAGCGTGCACATTGTCATCAAATACCAATGTTTTTTACTTACACAGGTATGACTCTGGTACCGTAGGTCCTGTAAAGGTCTCCTTCTTTCTTTAgagttcttttcttttttttgccaTGTCTACTTCCATAAGTATCCCACAAAGGCTTGTGCTTTAGTATGGAATCACTTGAATCAGCTGATTCATCCATCCAACTCTGAAAACGGCCAACATGTACTACAGCTATCAAAAGGTGTTGGAAAATGAAATTTTCACCATCAAAATTCCTTCCGGAATATACCAAATAACCATGCAGTACGGAAAACTATCAGCCATTGTTAAGTACTTAGATGGAGTTTACAAGGAGTAGAATAATAGATTATAAAACTTCTTGAAAATACtataaataagaaatgaaaACCAAACCAAGATAACTAAAAAGTCGCAGATATTAATCAGAGCCAACACGGATAAGCAATTCAAGGGTAAAGGGACACAGACTCATTGGGGTCAATTGACCCCACTTGTTTCTTATAAATTCccatattaaaaatcaaatttgaataatcaaatattaattttcttttccaaaTTCTGTTGTTTAATAATTAGCCCAAAAAAatgaacatttatttatttaattgttgTCCAACAAAAAGCAAAATATAAATCAGATATCACAACTTTTAAAGTAAAAAAACATATCAATTaataactgaaaaaaaaaagaaatagagaaATTGTTTAGTGAAATTCAGAGATTGAAATTGTTTGGCAATAATTTTAGAAGATGAAGCCTTGTCAACTACAATCATCAAGAAAAAAGAAAGTTAACTCATAGACTTTTTCTaggttattattatttgattttattgggTTGCTAggtttaataaatttaaatgtaCTGAATTATTTTACAACacaaaattttagtttataCAACATTTACTTTAAAATTGACTTTGACTTTAACTTTTTTGAACCCACTAAACATTAAATCTAGATCCGCCATTAACAAGAATGTCAAAATATCAAGTTGCAAAATGGGGTACATGCTAAACATTCACCAATACGAActttatagtgttgaagttaCAAGAATGAAGAGCATAATTCTCATAGCTGAAAGAACTATATTGGATTCAAAGAATATGGTTTAACCTGGCGAAGGAAAAACCTATCTGAAAGAGAGGGATCAGCCATTTCCAATATACCAGCAGCAAGCACATCAGCCGATCTCTCCATCTCCTGCAGATGGCATCCTCGTGTTATAAAATTGCATATATGCAGATTTACagagaaaaataaatgaaactaaAATGAATAATCATAGAATTGGTTATTTCTTCAGGTTATATACTCAAAACAGTGAAGAGAACCGGGGGAAAATAGACCTCTCTAAGAATAGCACCGTCGATATATGTTTTTGTTTGGACATGAAAACGTCCATCATTTTTTGTTTCATGGACTGAATGGCCCCGCATCGCTTTGGAAACAGCAACAGCTAACTTCTCATGTTGATGTAGCATATGCACACCCCCAACAATAACCACTTCTTCGTCTTGGTGAACCATATTCTTCACCTGAAATGACAGATTTAGAGCACTGAGACGCACATCTTTTGGATTGATCTACCTGGCCCTAACTCTTAGATTCTACTAAGTTTATGAAAAGGAGTCCGACAACATATTCAATAGCATAGTCAAACagctcctatcaaatgcatcgAAACCTAGAGcaataataatttaactttgcTTCTTAGTTCTTAttgttcaaaaatcaaaaaaagagTATTGTTTTGAATTACAGGGAAAAACTGCTAAATCGAATTCCTATTTGGCAGTCAGTACTCAACAACATCAATAATGTAACAGAGCTTGCCTTGCTCAAGGGCAAATTAAACTGAGCTCAACAACTAGTGAAAGCTTGAGCCCTTAGTTTATTGCATTGCTTGTTTTCTTAATATACCTAAAGTAACATcaaaatgatgatgttcaaaTTCATCTACTTCAAGAGGAACTCTCTTAGCCCATACCTCGTTGCCCGGGCGCTTACTTGCCCTACCCCCACAACCCAGCacattgttcaatattcattgagatgatgatgatgttcatgTGCAGACTATGAGGATCCTCTAGTTGAGAAGGGGGGGAGCAACAACGGGGGGGCGGCGATGAGGCAGAAGAATCTGAAGGGTGTAGGCAATGGCAACACGTACCCACTTATGAGGATGACCACGCTTTGATTATATGGAGGAACGCATTGGACGTTTAGATGATACTTTAACTGTTAGTTGAACACCCTTCATGACTTTTATGAATCAAACATGTTTGACAATAATGCACATTTGAATTCAATGCTCTTTGCCTAGAACGTCGAAATTGAATATTTCATGGGCACACCTTTTTAGGACCTTAGAGCCAATATTGCTGAGATGGACACTCAAAGGGAGAGGGAAAGAGTTGCACACCTTGAGTCCCAGAGCTCTTTCTCCTTTTTCCGCTGTGACTCTTCTAGTGGCCACTGAGAGCCACTAAACTTCTCCTATCTATGTGCTTAGGCACTTTTTCATGAGTCTCTTACTTTATAGCATTGAGGACAATGCTTCAGCTAAGCATGGGGGGTGTTTTTAACTGTCTGTATGTATATGTAACATACTCTATGCTTTCTTAGTTTATATACTTtctaaaagaacaaaaaaaaaagcaaaaaaaaagaagaggcTAGTCTGAAAACCTGTAAAGGTGGTCTAGGTAAAAGGAGAGTTCAGAGTCATCAACTGCTAcattttcatccttttttgcGACATCCTCAAGTATATCTTTCTACCCCTATTTTTCTTTCTAATAATTCTAGGTCCATATTTTGTCTTAACAACTACCCACCTAGTCATCCTCACTTAAATTTCTCGCAAATTACATGTCTAATAACCTTTAAACATCATATTAGCTATAAATTTGACCTTTTTGCTCCATCCTCTCCattaccaaatattgttcttgGATCGCAAGACTCGAGAACTTCATTATTAaatcttatttatttgtttctgAGTTTGGGTTATTTAGTTGATGAACATTCTGGTGGATGTTGTAATTAGATAGAATTCAACTTTCTAATGCTTGAATCTGCtatcaaatttaaaaagtcaTTTGTTTCTTTATGCATAAAAGATTATGCTTTAGTTAAGTTACATAGGAAATACGGTAGTTTCCTACTGAAGAGGATTGGAAGAAAGTGTCTACTTTCTTACCTTtcttaagtgtttttttatgcAACTTTGAGATTTTCTGTTTCTCGTTATGTAACTTGCAACTCTTATGCACATGAGATTTTTGGGACTAAATTTCTTCTTGCCAACATGAGTGTCGATGATGAGGGTATGAGAAAAATGGTTGCCAATATGATGATGAAATATAACAAATGTTATGGAAACattgataatattaatattttagtgTTTGTAGCTATTCTCCTTGACCCTAGGCATAAATGGAATTATGTTGATTGGATTGTGCGTGCTCATATGATGCCACAAAAATTGTTCTCCTCTATTAATATAGTTTGCTTGCATTAAAGAAAAGGAGGAAGGttagtataaattttaaatgtttttcaaTTGAATATTTAGGTGTAAAATATTATTTCTTTAATCTTATTTGTGGTTTAAATGTTTAGGGAATGTATTGACTTTTAAGCATCCAAATATCATAATTGATGAAATGAAAATCTTGATATCCTTGAAGATGATTAATGGAGCTTGAAGTTTCAACTTTTAATCACTTGCttttagttttaatattttgatgTGTAAATTACGAAGTGGTAATATGGTTGTATTTTAATTCCTAAACTCTCTTGTGTCCCTTACCCTttggtttgacttttattttgatCACTAAACACTCCCATACCCCATGGTTTGTCTTTTATGACTAATGAAGCTAAGTATTTCTAAGAGTTAGGCTTTGAATgcttttttgttatttgttttgaaacaaaaaaaatcttaaagaaaaaagagataaaaaaaaaacgcaCAAAAGTGAAAGCCACTGGATATCCGGATACGAACCAAATATTTGGATCCGATCCAAATTAAACTAGATATTTGTTTTTATCCGAATAACGTTTTTCAATATCCGGATATCTAGATCGGATATGATCCACTATCCGATTTTGACCACCCCTAATTATAGTGTATGTTTGTATAATTTGTCCGAATAAGCTGAAATGtgatattttatatgtttttgagGTGAAATTGGAGTTATATAGGTCTCATGGAGTTATAAGACGGTGAATCTAAGGCTCCTAACAAGTGAAGAAAGGAAGAATAAGAAAGGCACCAAATAATCCACGAGTCGTCGCCAAAGCCTTATGGAAAAAGCAATGACTCGCCGctcctgaaaaaaaaaaagcaagcagataagaaaaataacgaGTTGCCGCGACGACTCGTCCCCAAATTTCTAGTAATTGTGTTCTAACACAGCGAGTGGGCAATGAGTCGTCGTTTTTCATGCGACAACTCGTTGCACTAGTTATGGAGTAATTCGCACATCGTTTCTCATGCTTTTCCATTatctattttaattaatttgtttatatttaatACTTTTCCAAGAAACCCTTATAAAAAGGCAATTtttaagattaatttttttttccttttttgtttatttccagacaattttgtttttatgtaaGTGGTTACCTCCCAATTTTTTTACTTCCTCTTTTTCCTCTTTGAATTCCTAGAAACATTGTGGACAAATTGTTCATCTGTTCAATAAAAGTTCAATTGCAATTGTgctcaataatttttattttgttgttcttttaatttatgtttgttTAGTAGTTTCAAtttctagttttatgttattGAATTGTTCTAGGGTTTTCATGTTCTTAggttatttcttaattttcaatCTAGAAACATGTCTAGGAtttaaattactatttttatgttttataatatGTTTAGTGAATAGTTTATTATATAGGGTAGAGGGATTGATCCCAATTCAATTACAGATTGCAGCTAGTATGAAATTTCTTATAATTTAGAAATATGTTACTAAATCCATGCTTAATAAAGAtcgaaataaataattttgttaactttttcaataaaacgaaagtttgagaataggagTAATTTAAGATTGAGGTACATTTAGGTTAAATTCCTATAAATTCAGCCAATAGATCAAAAGTTTGAGGATTGAATCAATAAAGCTCTATAAAGATGGTTAATCTATAAGTAATGAAACAGTTGACATCTGTATGGATATTGTATGATTTTCGATATCCTAGATTcttcttattgttatttataatcTGAATTTGCGCAGCAGTTGTAGTAGTTAATTCTCTAATAGTAGCATTGTTACATATAAAAATCCTTCGTATATTTTGTTCTGCATTGCGTGATGATTAGGATCAAGCAGAATAATTAAACTAGCTTCCCAGAGATCAACCCATTTGCTACACTTACACTTTACTCTTACGGTTAAAATAAACTAATCGAAAAACGTGGGAAATGGCGTGCGGTTTCACCCTGACCTGAGCGATGAATCCTCGCAAGAAAAGCGGCAATTCATCGTCTACTTGTTGCCTTGGAACACATTTTCCAAAAATTAGGCGACGAGTCGCTCCTAGAATTATGCGGGAGTAGTCGCCTATTTAGCAGCGACTCATCGCTTTTCTTGCCCTTTTTCACGAGCAGCAAGTCGTTGCTTTTGCCATAAGGCCTTGGTAACGACTCGTGGCTTCGTGCCTTTGTTGTTCGTCCTTTTTTTCACCTGTTAGGGTTTTAGGCCATTTATCCAAACCTTCACCATCTTATAACTCCATAGGACCTACTCCAATTCACctcaaaaacatataaaatatcgCAATTAAGCTTATTAGACAAACTTATACAAACACACATTataatcatataaaatggtACAACTTATTAGTGTTGAACTCAAACAATTTATTACAGGTATCATGTGGTAGACCCACTTTCCTCGTTTTATCTTTAAAAAAGGAGGTGGCTGCTACTACTACTTCGTATGGACAAACTAATTAATGTTCATCATACAATATTTATCGACTTGTCTGTACTAGAGAAATTTTGAATTACATATCCagaaacaaagaaagaagaaaaagcgCCATTTGTCATGCTTAAATTCGAATTTGATTACTTTAGTTGTATCGGCCATAGTTAAGGAAATCGGAAAGTTCCCACCGAATCTCATTTCGGAACCTTCGTTTCCAAAATTCTAGATTAACGTTTCCGAACCTACATTCCCCAAATGAATTTACAAAGcccaaaaacatataataattattaaaactaAAGCACTTCTTTTCTATTATATCTTTTCCTTTATCTTTACTCTTtagtcattttcttttcttaccttTTTTTACTCAGTTTTATTTCGTTGTACAATAAAATTGTACTCACGTTTCCGAACtctaaaattaacttttctcatttttgtttttgtttctcGTTTCAGATTGAATTTCGTTTCAAGTAACATTGGTATCGGCACAAAACGTTGCGCTTTGAAGAATAGTAACATCAGCTGATAATGGTTTCCTTCAGAAACTTTGTTGCATGTTGACGATATGCATGATGAGGCCACGTACCACAACCCGAACACTATACATCTATAGTTCTATTTACTGAGCCGGCTCACTTATATTTCAGTCAGaaactaaattaatttcaatgacACAAAGTTCAATGAACAAAAATGTAATGTTTTGCATGTAGCTCATTAGAGAGATATAAAATGAAGATTAAAGAGCCAAGCAAAAGCCATCCATTATCATGattgaactaaaacaaaacatggCAAGCATCAATTACACCAATACAGCAAGGAGGTGAGTAACTTACCTCAGCTTTGATAGTTTCAACATCTATACTGTAATTGTGGCCTTTTTCCATGATGTTGTATCGATTATGGTTTTGAAGGACAATGATTGGTATGAGCAACCTTCTTGTCATATCAACAGTTTCAAACCTACAATGATAATAGAAAATCACCAACAAGGGAAATAAATA
This genomic window contains:
- the LOC130809798 gene encoding uncharacterized protein LOC130809798 — translated: MKLMISFQFPWKMKQARRCALTVIMLTLLMAELPSMESAHKAFRRDPGSPHWHHGAFHDVKDSVRSDVRRMLHSRAEVPFQVPLEVNVVLVGFSGDGGFRYSLDFHKLQEFLKVSFPTHRPSCLETGEPLDIEHHLVYNVFPTQQAELISLEKVLKDAMVPAGTARETEFGKEVPAFDIEATTVEPVFQQLYTYIFNVDGTGYPTPEIDRPVPTAIFVLNFDKVRMDPRNQEINLENLIYSRIPQLTEDDVKRQEGDYIYRYRYNGGGASQVWLSSSRFVVIDLSAGPCTYGKIETEEGSIGSRTLPRIRNVLFPKGLNAGADHLNQDVFVGQLGSLISTTVEHVIAPDVRFETVDMTRRLLIPIIVLQNHNRYNIMEKGHNYSIDVETIKAEVKNMVHQDEEVVIVGGVHMLHQHEKLAVAVSKAMRGHSVHETKNDGRFHVQTKTYIDGAILREEMERSADVLAAGILEMADPSLSDRFFLRQSWMDESADSSDSILKHKPLWDTYGSRHGKKKKRTLKKEGDLYRTYGTRVIPVFVLSLADVDPNLMMEDESFIWTSKDVVIVLEHQSAQIPLSYVSETKRRHALPSQAQRHILAGLASAVGGLVAPYERASHVHERPVLNWLWAVGCHPFGPFSNSSGISHMLHDVARRNTIYAHVDSALRRIRDTSEAVQAFASAYLKTPLGELVKGKKNKTSTDLWLEKFYKKTTHLPEPFPHELVERVEKYLDHLEEQLVDLSSLLYDHRLGEANFNSSEILQSSIFTQQYVDSILAIEKEKMKCCSIEYKAPMHTSQTFIYGGILIAGFLVYFLVIFFSNPVR